The sequence CTTGTGTAACACATTTGCAcctttttttctactttagAAAAATCgtgcaaaaaaaaggaagaaaaaacaactttctgctttctcgTAAACCAGACGTGTCCATTCTGAGAACATGATGAATGGTCAgctttcttccattttgctCAACTTGCACTTTTTGTAAACATCCTTCCTCTTTGCACACCCAAAATGATCTGTTATGGGACTGACGTACATGGCAAATGAGAAGCCTCTGCCATTTATATTCACAGATTCATTGGGATTCTGCTCCCCGGCCCTCTCTGCTCgtcagagctggcagaggaTTCAGACGTGTGGAAAGGCTGGAGCCTGCAGAGGCAGGGCGAGCAGCCCTTGTCACTGCGAGCCCCAGCCGGCTCACCAGGACAGTGCTGGCAAAGAAGCCAAAGGCAGGTGCAGCGCACGCAGAAATGCACTCGGGTTGTGGGAACGCTGTTCCGATTAATCCATCAAACTAGGTAGTTTGGGATTTGACTCTCATCCTGTAAGGATGTAACACTATCAATTGAGAAGACTGAATATTTTCTAGCTTTTGATCAGGTTAaaccagcaaacaaacaaaaaaaggcaagttttaggGGGAGATATAAAATTTTAAGTGTCTCTGGTGGCACCCGTTTAAACACACCGAAACGGAGTTCAAGCCGTTGCCTCGATCAACAGGCGTAACATGGGATACATCTCTGGTGTGCAACATTGCCATCATGCGGCCATTCCAGCTCTGCAAAAATACCAGCAGAGACAGAAGGAATCGGAACCTTGCCCTATGTTTGCAgctttttaaattgtctttaatAATATTGGCAACCTACAGGAGAAATGGCGAGGTGGTGATAACTCTCTCCTAACATCCCTCTACAAAGAAAAACACTCCCTTCTTCAAAcctgctctttttttgtgtCAGGTGTCAAacgcatttttcattttctgagacACACTGCTGCCGTGATTATGTTGCAATGCACACTATAGACTAGAACTGAACGTCAAAAATGTACAGAAACATCAAAAATGACAAGTAGAGCATTCCTGATGTCAGGAAGCCAATCTTTAGAAGTAATCTGAATGAGAACGGCACAATGGCCTGGGTCAGGAAAGAGCTCCAACACAGGAAAATACATGGAAGTTGGCATAGAGTCAGGagtggaaaacaaagcaaatgaacCAAATTAgtaatttaagaagaaaattaaatcctgACAGCCAGAGGGCAAAACAACATGGAATACAGAAGCAAGCTGCAATAAAACATGGAGATGGAAAAGTTGTACATAGTCAGAAAAGTAGTAACAGAATTAAACCGGACCCAGGGATGATGAGTAGCTCAATTAGAgcagcagtgaagaaaaataattatctgCTTGAGTCAGGAGTTGTTCGTCTACACAAAATTTGTGTTTGCAGTCATCTGGAACCCTGTCCAAGCAGAGCAGGCATAATGTAGCATAATGGCCCACTGCTTGCTTGAATTACAGCCTCAGAGAGGGACACACACAAACTTCTTAGAGAACGGACAACCTTGTTGCCTGTGTACGAGCGCAGAAATACAGCAGGAGCTGTCTACCCAGCTGGCACAACAGACAGACATACACAGAGATAACAATCACCTGGAAACAAATTCACTAACATATCCATTAGAACAACATCCATCCTTCAGCTATAAAAACCTTGTATCAAAACAGCactaaagaaacaaaggaaacttAATCACTGATGACAGGAAACTAATATTGACAGGCAAAGAACAGAAGCTTAACTACCACAGGTGGCTGGCCGTacaaaagaaaatcctgtttGTATTCTCGTCTCCTAGCACTTGGCACCTGTAAACAACTGAAGGAGCCTGCCTGCCGTCACCATTACAACTAGAGCAAATTTACCGCACTTGGGAAAGATCATTCTGCAGCTGAACTGCCAAAACCGGGGGGGGCAATAGTAACTTTCTTCTTCACTgtataattttggaaaaaaaaaaaaagcttccaatATCACTAAAGTGGAAACTCTGAATCTATCCTAAAAAGCCAGTGAAGAAAATCAGATAAATATTTACTATTACcctgagctggagctgctgagatGGTaattatgcctttttttttgttggtgtttacttgtttgttttgccAGATTGCATAAGGCTCATCTGCTAATCAATTCCTGAAAAACATGGCTGTTTTTTATTATGCAGTTTCTTCTGTCTAGGGTAAGAGGGCAGAAGCCAGAGAAATATTCTTTACTCGTGTTTTTAGCAAAAAGGCTAGTTTGTGAAAACTGAAAGTGTTCCCAGGCTGCAAGACAGCTTTGTTCTCTGTGTCATCGACCAAGTTTCTAGATGCTGCTACAAGTTTCAGTATATTTCTGAAGAGACTATCCGctattatttttgcagcttAAGTCCAAAACAAATTGAAGGGctgaattaaaatattactttcctttttcactCAGGACTGTCAGCTATACAGCACACAAACAGGGAGATTTTTCAACAGAACATGAATCTGGGAGAGAAGACCATTTTCCAAGAATATCTGACAAATCAGGGGACTGTGGTAAAGCCCTATTGCTGGCAGAGACAGAACCACATCTGTGCTAAGTGTCCCTACCACATACGGACTGGTGAAGAAGCGAGGTTGCCTTACGCAGAATTTTGCAGGGTCTTTGCTTTCCCATACAGATCAACAGCAACTCTCGCAACTCTCCGAAATACACACCTTCTCTTCTATGAACTGAGGAGTTTCTCGGGCAGAGTAGTCCAAAAAGGCCATGCTACAAACTGTACTGACCAAGACAACCATCCAGAATCTATGCTGTTTGAGATGGGTGGTTATCTGGATGCAGTTACAGATGCCCATGAAAACATTGGATGCATCATGCTCTATTCAAATTACTCTCCTTGTAACGAGGCTTACCACTGCTGCATAAGTAAAATCTACAACTTCTTGCTGAAGTATCCAGAAATCAGGCTCTGCATGTATTTCTCTCAGCTTTATCACACTGAAGACAGTTTCCCCCCAGCTGTGTGGAACCGGGAAGCTTTGCGGAGCCTCTCCAGCCTGTGGCCTCGGGTGACTCTGCAGAGACTGCCTGGGGCGGCACAGCATTACCTCCTCTGCAATTTTGTGTACAGCATCCCAGGGTCAACCCTTTATCACCCAGCTCCACCATCAAGAACCCTAGCAGACGAACAAAATCCACATCAAATTAACAGCTTAAGAGGAATGAAACCATATTTGAGGAAAGCCTTTCTACAAGTGATGCAGGGAAAGCCTGCTGTGCAGCAGAGCTTAAAGGCCTTTTCATCTCCTAACCTGGCCTCCCAACAGCCTTTCCAAGCGATGAAAGGCAGTCTGCTACCTCCAATGTCTCAAAGCGACTTGATGCTTTTCCCAGGCATTTTTCTGCCCTTTCAGAGGGAACATCTATACCCCAGACCTAAAAATATCgtaaggcattttaaaatgccaaagGAATAATTCAATGGAACTTATaattctgaaatgtttccaAGCAGCAGACACCTACTCTGAAGATGATATAAATCGAACCACTTTCAGGCTGTAAAACTGAGATCACAGGTGGCAAAAAGAACCCCTACCAATAAAGTCATCTCCTACAAAAGTTAACCCACAGAATAACTGTGGGTCTCAAATAACTGATTATTAAGAtaacatgcttttattttagtcCTATACCTTTCAAACATAAACCCATAGCAGTAAAACCAAAACCTCAGTATCTTCTGATTACCTCCTGCGACTAATTTATTTGTTGCCCTTAAGGCAATTTCTACCAGAAATATGTAAACAGTCCACAAGCTACAACCACAACTACAGCCCGATTGTAGCTTCCCAGCTGAGGCAACCTTGGTGGAACATGTGACGTATCCTAAATTCCTCCTCTATTAAGAAGGTGGTTCTGCAGGTAAGGCTGATATATGAGCAAAGTTTTCCCACCAGCTGTTTCATTAATAATAGGGGggtttatatacatatatatctgtGTGTGCGTacatggtttttgttttttctaggGCTGCTGCCTTCCATTAAGAGGAACCTCACAAAGCTGTGTGATTTTCTAGTTAGTAAGAAATATCTAACAGGATAATACAGATAACAGATCTTTACAGTCCAAGCGTAACTTAAAGAAGTTCCTATCATTTGGAGCAGTGTTTTCACTTTGTGATTCAATATATTTGTTATTGTACTAAAGGTCTTAAAGAATGGGGCAACTGAAGTCAAGAACATGTTGTTCCCCAGCAAATGGTGGTTCCTTCCCAGGTAGTGTCAACTGTGAATAAACACACTGGCTAATTTTGTAGCAGTGCTTCTGATCCTTTTTTACTCTTTCTGTGGTCACAGCTGTTATGTGtgcgattaaaaaaaaagaggctgctTCCCAGTGTGACCTTAAACACCCTCCACTTCAGCAGAGGTGATCCCACTTGGAAACTGAAAAGTTTTTCTGAGTCTCTTAGGACGTAAGGGAGGCGGAACTGCGCTAGCATCCACCAGATCCCTTACTTTCACGGCACCTAGGCACTTTTTTAGAAAAGCTTTCTTGGATTAGATCATACTCACTCCGCACTTTCTGATAAAATGCTAACTAACACGATCACGAGAGGCTGCCTGCACTGCAGTATCGGGGCGATTACTTTCTTTGGCCGAGAAAGATAAAGCCAACGCTATCTTTCGAGTCTTGTGGTAACAGAGCGGTGTTTGAGCTCGGGCTCCCAGGTTCGGAGCCGGACCCAGTTTGGGGCACACCCCACATCGGCGCCAGGCTGCGCGAACCCTCTTCGCACCCCCAGCAGGCCCCTGACAGGGCGGTGGCCTCCTGCCTCGCTCGTACCCATCTGAAAACGGGACCAAAGTCGATCCCGCATGGCATCGCGTGCTGCCTCCAGGTCCGCAGGGA comes from Haliaeetus albicilla chromosome 8, bHalAlb1.1, whole genome shotgun sequence and encodes:
- the APOBEC4 gene encoding putative C->U-editing enzyme APOBEC-4 translates to MNLGEKTIFQEYLTNQGTVVKPYCWQRQNHICAKCPYHIRTGEEARLPYAEFCRVFAFPYRSTATLATLRNTHLLFYELRSFSGRVVQKGHATNCTDQDNHPESMLFEMGGYLDAVTDAHENIGCIMLYSNYSPCNEAYHCCISKIYNFLLKYPEIRLCMYFSQLYHTEDSFPPAVWNREALRSLSSLWPRVTLQRLPGAAQHYLLCNFVYSIPGSTLYHPAPPSRTLADEQNPHQINSLRGMKPYLRKAFLQVMQGKPAVQQSLKAFSSPNLASQQPFQAMKGSLLPPMSQSDLMLFPGIFLPFQREHLYPRPKNIVRHFKMPKE